In the Helianthus annuus cultivar XRQ/B chromosome 11, HanXRQr2.0-SUNRISE, whole genome shotgun sequence genome, one interval contains:
- the LOC110888198 gene encoding pollen-specific leucine-rich repeat extensin-like protein 3 → MDSLIPYVIQFPQIHSIHCPYFFFHFILFHPTSQTPPTTTTTTTFYRHHPPTTSADHHHRPPPPLPSTTIAATRHHRPRPLPPPSTNNHHYPPLSPPATVDHHHPPSSPPPPPVATTIGQHRRHPPPPTTATLTTTATLRRPPPPTVVTTTTTRCHHHRRYPPP, encoded by the coding sequence ATGGACTCACTCATTCCATACGTCATTCAATTCCCTCAAATTCATTCCATCCACTGTCCCTATTTTTTTTTCCATTTCATTCTCTTTCACCCTACGTCACAAACaccgcccaccaccaccaccaccaccactttctATCGTCACCACCCGCCAACAAcctccgccgaccaccaccaccgtcctccGCCGCCACTGCCATCGActaccatcgccgccacccgccatcACAGACCCCGACCACTACCGCCACCCTCCACCAACAACCATCACTATCCTCCGTTGTCACCACCCGCTaccgtcgaccaccaccacccaccgtcgtcgccgccaccaccacccgtCGCCACCACCATTGGCCAACATCGACGCCACCCGCCACCGCCGACCACCGCCACCCTGACCACTACCGCCACCCttcgccgaccaccaccacccaccgtcgtcACCACGACCACCACCCGTTGCCACCACCATCGCCGCTACCCGCCACCGTAG
- the LOC110890171 gene encoding auxin-responsive protein SAUR71, whose translation MKSLIRRLSRVSDSSPYSLLRSDQQQQQPSTTIRLSRSFRIPKSRRSSSVPEGHLPIYVGEEMQRFVVNADLLNHPIFINLLNKSAQEYGYEQKGVLRIPCHVFVFEQVLEALRTGNQDLLSYEFL comes from the coding sequence ATGAAGAGCCTCATCCGTCGCCTCTCTCGCGTCTCCGACTCATCTCCGTACTCTCTCTTACGCTCagaccaacaacaacaacaaccatccACAACCATCCGTCTCTCCAGATCCTTCCGTATCCCTAAATCTCGCCGCTCGAGCTCCGTACCAGAAGGTCACCTTCCTATATACGTCGGAGAAGAGATGCAACGGTTTGTAGTAAACGCAGACCTCCTCAACCACCCCATTTTCATCAACTTGCTCAACAAGTCAGCTCAAGAATACGGTTACGAACAGAAAGGCGTTCTTCGTATCCCCTGCCACGTCTTCGTCTTTGAACAAGTTCTCGAGGCTTTACGAACCGGGAATCAAGACCTTCTCTCCTATGAGTTTCTGTAA